The nucleotide sequence TAGAGGTCTGAAAAAAGTAGAATTGGAGTTCGGATTGCACGCATTAGCACACAATTTAAGAAAGAAAGTTGCCTAAAGAAGACAACTTTTTCTTTTTCCAAAACATTGAAGATTGGAACTGCAATAAAAAATCCGCCTCAATTTTTATTGTGAGACAGATTCTTATATTTAAACACGTTTTTAATCTAGCTGATCACACCACTTCCAATCAATTCATCATCGATGTACCAAGCAGCAAATTGTCCTTCAGCAATCGCAGATTGTGGGTTTTCAAATTCCATAAAAAAGCCGTCTTCGAATTGATAAATTGTTGCTTTTTCCAAAGTCTGACGATAACGGATTCTTGCCATCACTTCCATAGATTCTCCGTTTTTTAACTTCAAATCTTCTCGAACCCAATGAACTTCAGAATTATCGATTTTCAAAGCTTTTCTGAATAGTCCAGGGAAATTTCTGCCTTCACCAACAAAAATGATATTATTTTCCATTTCTCTGGAAATAATGAAACAACTCTCTTTGTGTCCGCCGATTCCTAAACCTTTACTTTGACCGATTGTGAAAAATTGTGCGCCCTGATGCTTGCCAATCACTTTTCCATCTTCTTTTTTATAATTGATTTTTGCCGATAGATATTCTAATTCTTCCTGTTTTGACTTGAAATTTGGCTGAGGTTTATGATATTCTGCAAAATCATTAAAGATTTCTACAATTTCGCCTTCTTTCGGAACCAATTGTTGCTGAAGAAAAGTCGGTAAACTCACTTTGCCAATGAAACAAAGTCCTTGAGAATCTTTCTTATCTGCCGTTACCAAACCTTGTTTTTTCGCAATTTCACGAACTTCAGGTTTTGTTAATTCTCCAATTGGAAACAAGGCTTTTGACAATTGATCTTGACTCAACTGACAAAGGAAATAACTTTGGTCTTTGTTGTTATCTTTTCCAGCCAAAAGATGAAAAATTTCTTTTCCATTTTCATCAATTGTCGAATGAACTCGCGCATAATGTCCAGTCGCAACTTTCTCAGCACCAAGCGATAAAGCCGTTTTCATAAACACATCGAATTTCACTTCGCGGTTACAAAGCACATCGGGATTGGGCGTTCTGCCTTTCTGATACTCATCGAACATATAATCTACAATTCTTTCTTTGTAGAGTTCACTCATATCAATCACTTGAAACGGAATACCTAATTTTTGTGCGACGAGAAGCGCATCATTACTGTCTTCAATCCAAGGACACTCGTCCTCCAAAGTTACCGACGCATCATTCCAATTGCGCATAAAAAGTCCGATAACCTCGTGACCCTGCTGTTGCAAAAGATAAGCGGTCACGCTAGAATCTACACCTCCGGAAAGGCCTACTACTATTTTCATTTAATTTCAATTTTACGAAACTCTTGACGGGAGTTCTTAGTTTGAGCTGCAAAAATACAATTAAAAAATTTCGAAAAAAAACCATAATTTTAAACATCGATAAAAACAATCTTATGAAGAAAATATTTACTTTAAGTTTAATTGTATGTAATGTTTTTTGCTTTTCTCAAATCGCGATGAGTTCCGGAACTCAAACCAACCGTTGGACTTTTGGTGGTGGTTTAGGAATAGGATTTGGGAGTAATTCTTATTTCAATTTGCAGGTTTCACCGAGAGTGGGTTATAAAATCACGGAGCAATTAGAAGGAGGAATCATCGGGAACGTATCTTGGCAAAGTTCCAATTATTATAAATCAACAATGGTTGGAGTTGGTCCTTTCGCAAATTATTATTTTGCACGTTCGTTTTTCGTAGGTGCTAATCTTCAGCAATATTTTATCAATTCGAAAGAAAAATTCTCAGGTTATAAATACAATACAGATGAAACTGCGCTTTATCTTGGTGGTGGTTATATGCAAAATATTGGCAATAATGCTTTTATACAATTCGGGATAATGTATAACGTATTGTGGCAGGATCGCGTCAGCATTTTCAGCACAGGATTTGTCCCCAGTATTGGTGTTGTTGTAGGATTATAAAAAAAACCGCCTAGAAAAAAGGCGGTTTTTTGTTTAAGATTTGATACTTTCTTTATTGTTTTTCTCTTTTTGGGAAGAACCTTCCAAAGCATCTTTAGCTTCATTAAGATTTAAGATAACCGTTTCGCCTTCGCCAAACTGTTTGTTGACAAGCATTTCCGCTAGAAGATCTTCGATATATTTTTGAATGGCTCGTTTCAGCGGTCTTGCGCCAAAATCTTTGTCCCAGCCTTTTTCAGTAATAAAATCTTTAGCCTCATCAGTCAGTTCTACTTTATAGCCTAATTTTTCCAATCTGCTGTAAAGTTTGTTTAACTCCAAGTCTATGATTCTTCTGATGTCCGCTTGTTCCAGAGAATTAAAGATAATGATGTCATCGATCCTATTCAGGAATTCCGGAGCGAATGCCTTTTTCAATGCACTTTCTATCGTAGATCTTGCTCTTGCATCAGAATTGGTTTTCTTAGCAGAGGTTCCGAAGCCGACACCATCACCGAAATCTTTAAGGTCTCTAGTTCCGATGTTGGATGTCAAAATGATGATTGTATTTCTGAAATCGATTTTTCTTCCAAGAGAATCCGTTACGTGACCTTCATCCAAAATTTGTAAAAGAATGTTGAAGACATCAGGATGCGCTTTTTCTATCTCGTCTAAAAGAACTACAGCGTAAGGTTTTCTTCTAACCGCTTCCGTCAATTGTCCTCCTTCTTCATACCCTACATATCCCGGAGGCGCACCCACCAATCTAGAAACAGCGAATTTCTCCATATACTCACTCATATCAATCCTGATTAGTGCTTCATCAGAATCAAATAATTCGCGGGCCATCACTTTTGCAAGCTCGGTTTTACCAACACCCGTTGTCCCCAAGAAAATGAATGTACCGATTGGACGGTTAGGATCTTTCAGACCAGCTCTATTTCTCTGAATGGCTTTCACCACTTTCTTAACAGCATCTTCCTGACCAATTACTTTTCCGTTCAGTTTTTCGTCCATTTGTGCCAGTTTATCCAGTTCGTTTTTACCAACTTTGGTTACCGGCACGCCACTCATCATAGAAACCACTTCCGCCACATTTTCCTCTGTTACTTTTTCTTTTCTCTCCTTCACATCCTTATCCCATTGTTCTTGGGCAAGATTTAATTCGATTTGAAGTCTTTCTTCTTCGTCTTTCAGTTTTCTAGCCTCAAGATAATCCTGAGCTTTCACTGCTTTTTGTTTCAATTCCTTCACTTCTTCGATACGAGATTCGTGGTCGATGATTTCCGTAGGAACTTTCATGTTTTTGATGTAAACTCTGGAACCAGCTTCGTCCATCGCATCAATTGCTTTATCCGGCAGGAATCGGTCTGTTATATATCTTGATGTGAGATTAACGCATGCTGCAATAGCCTCGTCTGAATAAACAACGTTATGATGATCCTCGTATTTGTCTTTAATCTGATTCAGAATTTGGATGGTTTCTTCTATAGACGTAGGCTCTACCATTACTTTCTGGAAGCGTCTTTCTAAAGCGCCATCTTTCTCTATGTACTGTCGATATTCGTCCAAGGTTGTAGCACCAATGCATTGAATTTCGCCTCTTGCCAAAGCCGGTTTGAACATATTGGACGCATCCAGACTTCCTGTAGAACTTCCTGCGCCAACTATTGTGTGTAACTCATCGATGAAAAGAATGACATCACGGTTTTTTTCCAATTCAGTCATTATCGCTTTCATTCTTTCTTCAAATTGTCCACGATACTTGGTTCCTGCAACTAGACTTGCAAGGTCAAGTGTGATGACACGTTTTCCATAAAGAACTCTTGATACTTTTTTCTGCTGAATTCTCAAAGCCAAACCTTCTGCGATAGCAGATTTACCAACGCCGGGTTCACCGATGAGAAGAGGATTGTTTTTCTTTCTTCTGGACAGAATCTGAGAAACTCTTTCAATTTCCTTCTCACGCCCGATAACAGGATCTAGTTTTCCGTCTCTTGCCAAAGCAGTCAAATCTCTGCCAAAATTATCTAGAGTAGGGGTTTTGCTTTTCTGGGCGCCAAGATTTCCTGTCGGTTTTTTCATTTGGCTGTAAGGCTCGTCCTTTTCCTCATCGTCATCATAAGCGCTGTTTTGAGGTAATTGATCGGTGTTTTTCAACATCGTTCTATACGCTTTCTGCACGGCATCGTAATCAATATCATAAGCCTGAAGAATGCTCGAAGTAGGATCTTCCTGTTTGTATAGTACACCTAATAAAAGATGAACCGTATTGATATCTGCAGACTGATACTGTCTGCACTCCAGCTCGGAACGTTTTACGGCCTGATCCGCCATTTTTGTAAAAGAAATACTACCCATATTGGATGTGAACGGGTTAGAGTTTACAGCGCTCAGGGTTTCGATTTTTCTCTTTATCTGGGTAAGGTCGGCATTCAGATTTTCGAGGATTTCTTTTGCAGAATTTTCAGTTTTGATAATTCCTAAAAGGAAATGTTCAGTATTCAGAAACTCACTCTGCAAACGCCTTGCTTCATTTTTGCTTTGCTTGAACACGCGGTTCAAACCGTCTGAAAATTTATAATCCATA is from Epilithonimonas vandammei and encodes:
- the mnmA gene encoding tRNA 2-thiouridine(34) synthase MnmA encodes the protein MKIVVGLSGGVDSSVTAYLLQQQGHEVIGLFMRNWNDASVTLEDECPWIEDSNDALLVAQKLGIPFQVIDMSELYKERIVDYMFDEYQKGRTPNPDVLCNREVKFDVFMKTALSLGAEKVATGHYARVHSTIDENGKEIFHLLAGKDNNKDQSYFLCQLSQDQLSKALFPIGELTKPEVREIAKKQGLVTADKKDSQGLCFIGKVSLPTFLQQQLVPKEGEIVEIFNDFAEYHKPQPNFKSKQEELEYLSAKINYKKEDGKVIGKHQGAQFFTIGQSKGLGIGGHKESCFIISREMENNIIFVGEGRNFPGLFRKALKIDNSEVHWVREDLKLKNGESMEVMARIRYRQTLEKATIYQFEDGFFMEFENPQSAIAEGQFAAWYIDDELIGSGVIS
- a CDS encoding ATP-dependent Clp protease ATP-binding subunit is translated as MDYKFSDGLNRVFKQSKNEARRLQSEFLNTEHFLLGIIKTENSAKEILENLNADLTQIKRKIETLSAVNSNPFTSNMGSISFTKMADQAVKRSELECRQYQSADINTVHLLLGVLYKQEDPTSSILQAYDIDYDAVQKAYRTMLKNTDQLPQNSAYDDDEEKDEPYSQMKKPTGNLGAQKSKTPTLDNFGRDLTALARDGKLDPVIGREKEIERVSQILSRRKKNNPLLIGEPGVGKSAIAEGLALRIQQKKVSRVLYGKRVITLDLASLVAGTKYRGQFEERMKAIMTELEKNRDVILFIDELHTIVGAGSSTGSLDASNMFKPALARGEIQCIGATTLDEYRQYIEKDGALERRFQKVMVEPTSIEETIQILNQIKDKYEDHHNVVYSDEAIAACVNLTSRYITDRFLPDKAIDAMDEAGSRVYIKNMKVPTEIIDHESRIEEVKELKQKAVKAQDYLEARKLKDEEERLQIELNLAQEQWDKDVKERKEKVTEENVAEVVSMMSGVPVTKVGKNELDKLAQMDEKLNGKVIGQEDAVKKVVKAIQRNRAGLKDPNRPIGTFIFLGTTGVGKTELAKVMARELFDSDEALIRIDMSEYMEKFAVSRLVGAPPGYVGYEEGGQLTEAVRRKPYAVVLLDEIEKAHPDVFNILLQILDEGHVTDSLGRKIDFRNTIIILTSNIGTRDLKDFGDGVGFGTSAKKTNSDARARSTIESALKKAFAPEFLNRIDDIIIFNSLEQADIRRIIDLELNKLYSRLEKLGYKVELTDEAKDFITEKGWDKDFGARPLKRAIQKYIEDLLAEMLVNKQFGEGETVILNLNEAKDALEGSSQKEKNNKESIKS